CTCTGAGATCCTTTCCGAGATCCAATCTGGAAGCTGGAACTGGATCGGAACCTTTTCATCATCTTCACCTTTGAGCTCTTTGATCATTGACAGCCTGATTTCGGAAAGGTTCTTGAGAGTCATGGAAAGCCGATAGAGATCGGAGGTGGAGGAGACCTCTTTGGCCAATCTGACCGATTTGCCCACGATCTCGTCGAAGAGCCTGAAGAGATCCTCGAATGAGGCTTCCAATCTCCTCGCGAGTTTTTCTCTGAGCTGGTCGATGGATTCCTGAAGTGCTTTTTCCATCTCTTCCTTCCGGATCGTCTTCTTAAGCCTTTTCCATCCGCCGTCCTGAAAGCTCCATTTGGTGATGATCGAGTAGGAAATTCCTTTTTGCTCCGCGAGTTCTTTCAGCGTGAGCGATCCCATCAGATATTCACGTTTGACCTCTTCCTTAAGAATCAGATCCTCGCCTCTCACTTCGAACACCTCCTTAGAAATTTCCGGTTAATTTCCTTGCTTAAGATATCCGTAGGGCGAGGCATTCAACCAGTAGCTGATCTCCTAACGGCAGGAGTTACCTAATTACGGACCTTCCTGATTTCCTACACGGCGAGCTTTAGAAATTTATCCGCAATGGGGAGCCATTCCTTACTGTTAGCGCATTTCGCAAACCAATTGAACGGCTCACGCCAGACTACATCTAGCTTCTCGCGATATAGATAGGAGTTCGAAAGTATCCTAGTCAATATCTCTCGCCTTTCGAAATCATCCATTCTCGAATATATCTCATGAGCCTTGGATGCCAGTCTGAGCACCTCGGTTATATCTTCGCATATCCCAAACCAATCGATATTGTCCAATCGTTTCATTTCAGCCCTGAGAGCGTTAGCACGAGCTTGCCACGTCTTTTGTTGTTCAAGCCAAAACTCTTCTGAAATTTTACCCTCGAGCTTGTCCATATAGGCCTTCTGCATCCAAGTTTTCACCCTCTCCAGCTCCGCTCGCAGACTAGCTCTCTGACGTCTCACCTCTTCCATCTCTTCCTCATACATCTCGCGAATCGAATCTATTATCAGATCAACCACCGAAGGAGGGATGGTGATCCTTGAGACTACTTCTTCAAACATCGAGCTCAGTTCGGCTTCCTTAATGCGCTGGCATGATTTTCTCCTCTCATTATATCCAGAGCATTTGTAATACCGATATTCCTTGCCTGATTTCCGTATTGACTCGCCCACCATAGCACACCCGCAATATCCACATTTCACCAGGCCCGAATACGCAAACCGGTGGGTTCTACGAGCTCCTATCCCTTGCCTGCGTTGCTTGAGAACCTCTTGAACTTTATCGAAAAGCCTTTCATCAACTATCGGCTCATGCACGCCCGGATAAAGCTGACCCCGCCAATGCACATATCCTTTGTAAAACGGTTGACGAAGCATGTCATGAAGCTGGGACTTGGCTATCTTCCTGCCGATTTTGTTAACGAAGCCATAAGGATACAGCATGTCACATATTTCCTTCAGGGAATATCTACCAGTGCTGTATAACTCGAATGCTCGACGAACTAATTTTGCTTTCTCTGGAACGATCACAGCCAAATTTGAAGATGTTATTGCCTGCCTTCACCTCCATCGGGTTGAGCGCATCGAACCCGGCTTGAACGTGGTATAGTCCCCCATGCTGGCGC
This genomic stretch from Candidatus Poribacteria bacterium harbors:
- a CDS encoding recombinase family protein, which codes for MAVIVPEKAKLVRRAFELYSTGRYSLKEICDMLYPYGFVNKIGRKIAKSQLHDMLRQPFYKGYVHWRGQLYPGVHEPIVDERLFDKVQEVLKQRRQGIGARRTHRFAYSGLVKCGYCGCAMVGESIRKSGKEYRYYKCSGYNERRKSCQRIKEAELSSMFEEVVSRITIPPSVVDLIIDSIREMYEEEMEEVRRQRASLRAELERVKTWMQKAYMDKLEGKISEEFWLEQQKTWQARANALRAEMKRLDNIDWFGICEDITEVLRLASKAHEIYSRMDDFERREILTRILSNSYLYREKLDVVWREPFNWFAKCANSKEWLPIADKFLKLAV